From the genome of bacterium, one region includes:
- a CDS encoding HAD-IA family hydrolase, which yields MSGPGPHTYRAVLFDLDGTLLDSADLIVTSFVDACRTGLGRTVDREETLRTWSWPVRERFEALAPGRGDELTQLYLRRYFELHDHRARLFPGVPAVLDGLRARGYLLGIVTSKRRATTDAAVRTFGLDRWCQAIVVDEDVRRPKPDPEPVALAARRLGVAPAVALMVGDSVVDVAAGRRAGAGTAAALWGTMHLDDVLGECPDHRLERPEALLTVCL from the coding sequence ATGAGCGGGCCCGGGCCGCACACCTACCGGGCCGTGCTCTTCGACCTCGACGGCACGCTGCTCGACAGCGCCGATCTTATCGTCACGTCGTTCGTGGACGCCTGCCGAACCGGGCTCGGCCGCACCGTCGACCGTGAGGAAACGCTCCGCACGTGGTCGTGGCCGGTCCGCGAACGCTTCGAGGCCCTGGCGCCGGGCCGCGGGGACGAGTTGACGCAGCTGTACCTGCGCCGCTATTTCGAGCTCCACGATCACCGCGCGCGGCTGTTCCCGGGCGTGCCGGCCGTGCTCGACGGGCTGCGCGCGCGCGGGTACCTGCTCGGGATCGTGACGTCCAAGCGCCGCGCGACCACCGACGCCGCGGTGCGGACCTTCGGATTGGACCGCTGGTGTCAGGCGATCGTCGTCGACGAGGACGTCCGCCGGCCCAAGCCCGATCCGGAGCCGGTCGCGCTCGCCGCGCGCCGCCTCGGCGTCGCGCCCGCGGTCGCGCTCATGGTCGGCGACAGCGTGGTAGACGTCGCCGCCGGCCGGCGGGCCGGCGCGGGCACCGCCGCGGCCCTGTGGGGCACCATGCACCTCGACGACGTGTTGGGGGAATGCCCGGACCACCGGCTCGAGCGGCCCGAAGCGTTGCTGACGGTCTGCCTCTAA
- a CDS encoding iron-containing alcohol dehydrogenase, with product MSAPSMPPSPPRPFRGPSRLWYGEDAVARIGECVAELGIAPGAALLVTDAVVDRLGLARAVADGLTAAGFTLERFADIPGEPTAEVADRAAALARRLSPVLVCGVGGGSVMDVAKLAAALARNPGGVLEYTHEVGRRFSAPSIPTVLVPTTAGTGAEASQNAVITHDGRKAFANSHPHLLAAGVLLDPRLTHSLPKTVTAHTGLDALSHCVEGMLSSGAGPLTDITASQGIGLIVDALPRAYADGGNAEARAQMLLAAYLGGLTLNAGMILGHSIAYTIANRLHLPHGFSCALALPYAMAYSRDAAADRLRRIEDALARARGLPADSAAGHHETRGAGHDVMESEASPAGGDAVRRVQSLGLDVGMPEALRTLGLERERLPELVDECLVRYPRPNNPRPLEREPLLSLYTAMWEGRPADAWRG from the coding sequence GTGTCCGCGCCGTCGATGCCGCCCAGTCCCCCGCGTCCGTTTCGCGGTCCGAGCCGTCTCTGGTACGGTGAGGACGCCGTCGCGCGCATCGGCGAGTGCGTGGCGGAACTCGGGATCGCACCGGGTGCGGCGCTGCTCGTCACGGACGCCGTGGTCGACCGGCTCGGCCTCGCGCGCGCCGTGGCGGACGGCCTGACCGCGGCCGGGTTCACGCTCGAGCGCTTCGCCGACATCCCGGGCGAACCCACCGCCGAGGTCGCCGACCGCGCGGCCGCGCTCGCGCGCCGGCTGTCTCCCGTGCTCGTCTGCGGCGTCGGCGGGGGCAGCGTGATGGACGTTGCCAAACTCGCCGCGGCCCTCGCCCGGAACCCGGGCGGCGTGCTCGAGTACACGCACGAGGTCGGCCGACGGTTCAGTGCGCCGTCGATCCCGACCGTGCTCGTCCCCACGACCGCGGGAACCGGCGCGGAGGCCAGCCAGAACGCCGTGATCACCCACGACGGGCGCAAGGCGTTCGCCAACAGCCATCCGCATCTCCTGGCCGCCGGCGTGCTGCTCGATCCGCGATTGACCCACTCGTTACCGAAGACCGTCACGGCGCACACCGGGCTCGACGCGCTCAGCCACTGCGTGGAAGGCATGCTGTCGTCCGGCGCGGGCCCGCTCACCGACATCACGGCGTCCCAAGGGATCGGGTTGATCGTCGACGCGTTGCCGCGCGCCTACGCCGACGGCGGCAACGCGGAGGCGCGGGCGCAGATGCTCCTCGCGGCCTATCTCGGCGGCCTCACGCTCAACGCCGGGATGATCCTCGGGCACTCCATCGCGTACACGATCGCGAACCGGCTGCACCTGCCGCACGGCTTTTCCTGCGCGCTCGCCCTGCCGTACGCGATGGCGTACAGCCGCGACGCCGCGGCGGACCGTCTGCGCCGGATCGAAGACGCTCTGGCTCGTGCCCGCGGACTGCCGGCGGACTCCGCCGCCGGCCACCATGAAACTAGAGGCGCGGGCCACGATGTTATGGAGTCAGAGGCGTCCCCCGCAGGGGGGGATGCCGTGCGCCGCGTCCAGTCGCTCGGGCTCGACGTCGGCATGCCGGAGGCCCTGCGCACCCTCGGCCTCGAGCGGGAGCGCCTCCCCGAACTCGTGGACGAATGCCTCGTCCGTTATCCTCGTCCGAACAACCCCCGGCCGCTCGAACGGGAGCCGCTGCTGTCCCTCTACACCGCGATGTGGGAAGGCCGTCCCGCAGACGCCTGGCGCGGATGA
- a CDS encoding S-methyl-5'-thioadenosine phosphorylase translates to MAQAEVGIFGGSGFYSLLDGARELKIETPYGEPSDVVMVGELAGRAVAFLPRHGRSHRLPPHRINYRANVWAMKSLGVQWLIGPCAAGSLQPGVRPGDFVVCDQFVDRTWGRADTFYDGPVTTHVSAADPYCPTLRRLTVEAAAALGIPVRDRGTVVVIQGPRFSTRSESRWFRNQGWEVINMTNYPECILARELELCYVNISLITDYDVGVEGDPSVDPVSHDAVLRVFQENNDRLRGLLRALVERLPRTRECSCARALATARIE, encoded by the coding sequence GTGGCGCAGGCGGAGGTCGGAATATTCGGGGGGTCCGGTTTCTATTCGCTCCTCGATGGCGCGCGAGAACTGAAGATCGAAACGCCGTACGGTGAGCCGTCGGACGTCGTCATGGTCGGCGAGCTGGCCGGCCGTGCCGTCGCCTTCCTGCCGCGGCACGGCCGCTCCCACCGCCTGCCTCCGCACCGGATCAACTACCGGGCGAATGTCTGGGCCATGAAATCGCTCGGCGTGCAGTGGCTGATCGGTCCGTGCGCGGCCGGCAGCCTCCAGCCGGGCGTGCGCCCGGGGGACTTCGTGGTGTGCGACCAGTTTGTCGACCGGACGTGGGGCCGCGCCGACACCTTCTACGACGGGCCGGTGACCACCCACGTTTCGGCCGCGGATCCCTATTGTCCGACGCTGCGGCGCCTGACCGTCGAGGCGGCCGCCGCCCTCGGCATTCCGGTGCGCGATCGGGGGACGGTGGTGGTGATCCAAGGCCCCCGATTCAGCACCCGGTCCGAAAGCCGGTGGTTCCGGAACCAGGGGTGGGAGGTCATCAACATGACCAACTATCCCGAGTGCATCCTGGCGCGCGAACTCGAGTTGTGCTACGTGAACATTTCGCTGATCACCGACTACGACGTCGGGGTCGAGGGCGATCCGTCGGTCGATCCGGTCAGTCACGACGCGGTGCTTCGCGTGTTTCAGGAGAACAACGACCGGCTGCGCGGGTTGCTGCGGGCGCTGGTCGAGCGCCTGCCCCGCACCCGGGAGTGTTCCTGCGCCCGCGCGCTCGCGACGGCGCGCATCGAGTAG
- a CDS encoding STAS domain-containing protein — translation MELDVAVRTADGVTVVDVAGEVDLYTAPRLEEALAKASGRTPPLIVVNLGRTTYLDSTALRVLTAMFKRVRERQGEMAIAEVQPKIAKLFTLTGLDQVLPICSTEREALEKVHQPPAAT, via the coding sequence ATGGAATTGGATGTGGCAGTGCGAACGGCGGACGGCGTGACGGTCGTGGACGTGGCGGGCGAGGTGGATCTCTACACGGCGCCCCGGCTGGAGGAGGCGCTCGCCAAGGCCTCAGGCCGCACGCCGCCGCTCATCGTCGTGAACCTCGGCCGGACGACGTATCTCGACAGCACCGCGCTCCGCGTGCTCACGGCGATGTTCAAGCGGGTGCGGGAACGTCAGGGCGAGATGGCGATCGCCGAGGTCCAGCCGAAGATCGCCAAGCTCTTCACGCTGACCGGGCTGGATCAGGTGCTGCCGATCTGTTCGACCGAACGCGAAGCCCTCGAGAAAGTCCATCAGCCGCCGGCCGCGACGTAG